The following proteins are encoded in a genomic region of Alnus glutinosa chromosome 8, dhAlnGlut1.1, whole genome shotgun sequence:
- the LOC133874923 gene encoding proton pump-interactor 1-like isoform X2 translates to MAIEVDGFEMVQGPMETVTEGDTTILHEKENGKLDQGPGLNEPIKFGSHGDEPIKGEGNNVSVANFPKDAVDEWPAPKQIHSFYFVRCRPYDDPKIKVKLDQADKEIQRKNQARFQITEALKAKRSDRAELISQIRALKDDNRQFRTIFDEKRKEMEPLQQALGKLRYSNSAGRGSGICSSEEELNDLIQSFQYRIQHESIPLSEEKQIIREIKQLEGTREKVIANAAMRAKIQDSLGQKEAIQDQVKLIGGDLDGVRKEKQAVQGKIKQLDEALKAIDNEINSLSEELKAVTQKRDKAYESIQQLRKQRDEGNAYFYQSRTVLNKARELAAKKDIKALEELSHTEVGNFVSHWSSDKAFRDDYEKRILPSLDSRQLSRDGRMRNPDEKPLVVLEETTSSETETAAKASVKQLKEDSKSPSQDTLPIQKAQKEAKNVATDSKSSVEHIKVEDKEISGLEKPQKDTPVKDNEVDAAKLKEMKREEEIAKAKQAMERKKKLAEKAAAKAAIRVQKEAEKKLKEREKKAKKKASASGPASDPEEPAEEVSDAAEPEKTDESVEAPVPAKERVQKGNTIKHRNRSKGPDSVPKVILKRKKSTNYWVWAAPAAVLVLLFLVLGYYYLF, encoded by the exons ATGGCTATTGAGGTTGATGGGTTTGAGATGGTCCAAGGACCAATGGAGACTGTAACCGAAGGAGACACTACCATTTTGCATGAGAAGGAGAATGGTAAATTGGATCAAGGGCCAGGGCTTAATGAGCCAATAAAATTCGGTTCGCATGGAGATGAACCAATTAAAGGGGAAGGAAATAATGTTTCTGTCGCCAACTTCCCGAAGGATGCAGTTGATGAGTGGCCTGCACCTAAGCAGAtccattctttttattttgtcagGTGTCGACCATATGATGACCCGAAAATAAAAGTTAAACTAGATCAGGCTGATAAAGAgattcagaggaaaaatcaagCCCGATTTCAGATCACTGAAGCACTAAAGGCAAAAAGG TCAGATCGAGCAGAGTTGATTTCTCAGATTAGAGCTTTGAAAGACGACAACAGGCAGTTCAGGACTATCTTTgatgagaaaagaaaggagaTGGAACCTCTGCAACAGGCTCTTGGCAAGCTGCGCTATTCAAACTCTGCTGGTCGTGGTAGTGGTATATGTTCATCTGAGGAAGAGCTTAATGATCTG ATCCAGAGTTTCCAGTATCGCATACAACATGAGAGCATTCCGTTGTCCGAGGAAAAGCAAATTATTAGAGAAATTAAACAACTTGAGGGGACAAGGGAAAAAGTTATTGCTAATGCTGCTATGAGAGCAAAGATCCAAGATTCATTGGGTCAGAAAGAAGCCATTCAAGACCAAGTTAAA CTCATAGGCGGTGATTTGGATGGAGTAAGGAAGGAGAAACAAGCAGTTCAGGGCAAAATTAAGCAACTTGATGAAGCACTAAAGGCAATTGACAATGAGATTAATTCTTTATCGGAGGAGCTGAAAGCTGTAACCCAAAAGAGGGACAAAGCTTATGAAAGCATTCAGCAACTCAGAAAACAGCGTGATGAGGGG AATGCCTACTTTTACCAAAGCCGTACGGTCTTGAATAAAGCACGAGAGCTTGCTGCGAAGAAAGACATCAAGGCTCTTGAGGAACTCTCGCATACAGAG GTTGGAAATTTTGTGTCCCACTGGAGCAGTGACAAGGCTTTTAGGGATGATTATGAGAAAAGAATTTTGCCATCATTAGATAGTCGACAATTGAGTAGGGATGGGCGGATGAGGAACCCAGACGAAAAGCCTTTGGTGGTATTAGAAGAAACTACATCTTCTGAAACAGAGACAGCGGCAAAAGCCAGTGTGAAACAATTAAAGGAAGATTCCAAATCCCCTTCACAGGATACTTTGCCCATACAAAAGGCCCAGAAGGAAGCAAAAAATGTAGCTACAGATTCGAAATCCTCCGTGGAGCATATTAAAGTAGAAGACAAGGAGATCTCTGGGTTAGAAAAGCCGCAGAAGGACACTCCTGTGAAGGACAATGAAGTTGATGCAGCAAAATTGAAGGAgatgaaaagagaagaagaaattgcaAAAGCTAAACAGGCCatggaaaggaagaagaagttggCAGAGAAAGCAGCAGCCAAAGCAGCTATAAGGGTTCAAAAGGAAGCTGAAAAGAAGCTCA AGGAGCGTGAAAAGAAAGCGAAGAAGAAGGCTTCAGCATCTGGACCTGCTTCTGATCCCGAAGAACCAGCAGAAGAAGTGTCAGATGCTGCAGAACCagagaagactgatgaaagtgTTGAAGCTCCAGTTCCAGCAAAGGAGAGGGTTCAAAAGGGGAACACTATCAAACACAGGAATAGATCAAAAGGCCCAGATTCAGTCCCAAAAGTCATCCTGAAAAGGAAGAAGTCAACTAACTACTGGGTATGGGCTGCTCCTGCTGCTGTGCTGGTTCTGCTGTTTTTAGTGCTTGGATACTACTATCTTTTCTAA
- the LOC133874923 gene encoding proton pump-interactor 1-like isoform X1 has translation MAIEVDGFEMVQGPMETVTEGDTTILHEKENGKLDQGPGLNEPIKFGSHGDEPIKGEGNNVSVANFPKDAVDEWPAPKQIHSFYFVRCRPYDDPKIKVKLDQADKEIQRKNQARFQITEALKAKRSDRAELISQIRALKDDNRQFRTIFDEKRKEMEPLQQALGKLRYSNSAGRGSGICSSEEELNDLIQSFQYRIQHESIPLSEEKQIIREIKQLEGTREKVIANAAMRAKIQDSLGQKEAIQDQVKLIGGDLDGVRKEKQAVQGKIKQLDEALKAIDNEINSLSEELKAVTQKRDKAYESIQQLRKQRDEGNAYFYQSRTVLNKARELAAKKDIKALEELSHTEVGNFVSHWSSDKAFRDDYEKRILPSLDSRQLSRDGRMRNPDEKPLVVLEETTSSETETAAKASVKQLKEDSKSPSQDTLPIQKAQKEAKNVATDSKSSVEHIKVEDKEISGLEKPQKDTPVKDNEVDAAKLKEMKREEEIAKAKQAMERKKKLAEKAAAKAAIRVQKEAEKKLKEMINFYIFIIIGLLFSTYCGALN, from the exons ATGGCTATTGAGGTTGATGGGTTTGAGATGGTCCAAGGACCAATGGAGACTGTAACCGAAGGAGACACTACCATTTTGCATGAGAAGGAGAATGGTAAATTGGATCAAGGGCCAGGGCTTAATGAGCCAATAAAATTCGGTTCGCATGGAGATGAACCAATTAAAGGGGAAGGAAATAATGTTTCTGTCGCCAACTTCCCGAAGGATGCAGTTGATGAGTGGCCTGCACCTAAGCAGAtccattctttttattttgtcagGTGTCGACCATATGATGACCCGAAAATAAAAGTTAAACTAGATCAGGCTGATAAAGAgattcagaggaaaaatcaagCCCGATTTCAGATCACTGAAGCACTAAAGGCAAAAAGG TCAGATCGAGCAGAGTTGATTTCTCAGATTAGAGCTTTGAAAGACGACAACAGGCAGTTCAGGACTATCTTTgatgagaaaagaaaggagaTGGAACCTCTGCAACAGGCTCTTGGCAAGCTGCGCTATTCAAACTCTGCTGGTCGTGGTAGTGGTATATGTTCATCTGAGGAAGAGCTTAATGATCTG ATCCAGAGTTTCCAGTATCGCATACAACATGAGAGCATTCCGTTGTCCGAGGAAAAGCAAATTATTAGAGAAATTAAACAACTTGAGGGGACAAGGGAAAAAGTTATTGCTAATGCTGCTATGAGAGCAAAGATCCAAGATTCATTGGGTCAGAAAGAAGCCATTCAAGACCAAGTTAAA CTCATAGGCGGTGATTTGGATGGAGTAAGGAAGGAGAAACAAGCAGTTCAGGGCAAAATTAAGCAACTTGATGAAGCACTAAAGGCAATTGACAATGAGATTAATTCTTTATCGGAGGAGCTGAAAGCTGTAACCCAAAAGAGGGACAAAGCTTATGAAAGCATTCAGCAACTCAGAAAACAGCGTGATGAGGGG AATGCCTACTTTTACCAAAGCCGTACGGTCTTGAATAAAGCACGAGAGCTTGCTGCGAAGAAAGACATCAAGGCTCTTGAGGAACTCTCGCATACAGAG GTTGGAAATTTTGTGTCCCACTGGAGCAGTGACAAGGCTTTTAGGGATGATTATGAGAAAAGAATTTTGCCATCATTAGATAGTCGACAATTGAGTAGGGATGGGCGGATGAGGAACCCAGACGAAAAGCCTTTGGTGGTATTAGAAGAAACTACATCTTCTGAAACAGAGACAGCGGCAAAAGCCAGTGTGAAACAATTAAAGGAAGATTCCAAATCCCCTTCACAGGATACTTTGCCCATACAAAAGGCCCAGAAGGAAGCAAAAAATGTAGCTACAGATTCGAAATCCTCCGTGGAGCATATTAAAGTAGAAGACAAGGAGATCTCTGGGTTAGAAAAGCCGCAGAAGGACACTCCTGTGAAGGACAATGAAGTTGATGCAGCAAAATTGAAGGAgatgaaaagagaagaagaaattgcaAAAGCTAAACAGGCCatggaaaggaagaagaagttggCAGAGAAAGCAGCAGCCAAAGCAGCTATAAGGGTTCAAAAGGAAGCTGAAAAGAAGCTCAAGGAAATGATTAATTTCTATATTTTCATCATCATCGGTTTGCTATTTTCTACTTACTGTGGAGCTTTAAACTGA
- the LOC133876389 gene encoding uncharacterized protein LOC133876389 gives MLPFIKSSVSVRNLIHEIVSSINFLTLKSSSRTQKGLHFRLLTSSSPHHQLGLLGPPELHNHAPETRSNTGDPFLDLMVANYNKTANQTPPMGYTENRSPTYLSSGNPCLDFFFHVVPDTPPESLTQRLELAWAHNPLTTLKLICNLRGVRGTGKSDKAGFYTAALWLHVNHPKTLVHNIESLANFGYFKDLPEILYLLLEAPDIRIKQKEEWSRKKRRRKPTLVRKDIASAARKENRVAMARKALERYKTDKEFQILHDGVSDLFAKFLKADVELLNSKTFYDISLAAKWCPSLDCSFDKSILLCESIARRVFPVDSYPEYQGIEEAHYAYRVRDRLRKEVLVPIRKALELPEVYMSANRWNEIPYHRIPAVAMNLYTDKFLKHDYERFTKYLEEVKGGKSTIAAGALLPHEIISSLNKRDHRAVQVAELQWKRMVEDLSKKGKLRNCLAVCDVSGSMYGTPLDVSVAMGLLVSDLSSEPWKGKVITFSESPQLHIIHGDDLQSKMKFAKKLNFCNTNFQKVFDLILQVAVAGKLKEDQMIKRIFAFSDMEFDQASPTDWETDYEAIQRKFRETGYGSVVPEIVFWNLRDSRATPVTVNSKGVVLVSGFSKNLMKLFLDSDDGAINPADIMEAAIAGEEYQKLAVVD, from the coding sequence ATGCTGCCATTCATCAAATCCTCCGTGTCCGTGAGAAATTTAATCCATGAAATTGTTTCCTCCATCAACTTCTTAACCCTAAAATCTTCTTCTCGCACTCAAAAGGGTCTTCATTTCCGGCTCCTAACTTCATCAAGTCCTCATCATCAACTCGGTCTTCTTGGTCCCCCGGAGCTCCACAACCATGCCCCTGAAACCCGATCCAACACCGGTGACCCATTCCTGGACCTCATGGTCGCCAACTACAACAAAACCGCCAACCAGACGCCCCCCATGGGCTACACCGAGAACCGCTCGCCCACCTACCTCTCCTCCGGCAACCCTTGCCTGGACTTCTTCTTCCACGTCGTGCCCGATACCCCACCCGAGTCCTTGACCCAAAGGCTCGAACTGGCCTGGGCCCACAACCCGCTCACCACCCTCAAGCTCATCTGCAATCTCCGAGGGGTACGTGGCACTGGCAAGTCCGACAAAGCCGGTTTCTACACGGCGGCGCTTTGGCTCCACGTGAACCATCCGAAAACTCTAGTCCACAACATCGAGTCCTTGGCCAATTTCGGCTACTTCAAAGACTTGCCGGAGATTCTTTACCTTCTTCTAGAAGCTCCTGATATCCGGATTAAGCAAAAGGAGGAGTGGAGTAGGAAAAAACGACGTAGGAAGCCGACATTGGTGAGGAAGGATATTGCAAGCGCGGCCAGGAAAGAGAACCGCGTGGCCATGGCCAGAAAGGCCCTAGAGAGATACAAGACCGACAAGGAATTCCAGATCTTGCACGACGGCGTATCGGACTTGTTCGCCAAGTTTCTGAAGGCCGACGTCGAGTTATTGAACTCCAAGACGTTTTACGACATCAGTTTGGCGGCCAAGTGGTGCCCGTCGCTCGATTGCTCGTTCGACAAGTCGATTTTGCTTTGCGAGAGCATTGCGAGGAGGGTTTTCCCGGTCGATTCGTACCCGGAATACCAGGGCATCGAAGAGGCGCATTATGCGTACAGGGTGCGGGATCGGCTGAGGAAGGAAGTTCTCGTGCCGATTAGGAAGGCGTTGGAGCTGCCTGAGGTGTACATGTCCGCCAATCGGTGGAATGAGATTCCGTACCATCGGATTCCCGCGGTAGCCATGAATCTTTACACGGACAAGTTCTTGAAGCACGACTATGAGCGGTTTACGAAGTATTTAGAAGAAGTTAAAGGTGGGAAGTCAACGATTGCGGCAGGGGCATTGCTTCCGCACGAGATTATATCGTCTCTGAACAAGCGAGATCACAGAGCAGTCCAAGTGGCTGAGCTTCAGTGGAAGAGAATGGTGGAGGACTTGTCCAAGAAAGGTAAGTTGAGGAACTGCCTCGCCGTTTGCGATGTCTCCGGGAGCATGTATGGCACCCCTTTGGACGTGTCTGTTGCAATGGGGTTGTTGGTTTCGGATCTGAGCTCAGAGCCGTGGAAAGGAAAGGTTATTACGTTTAGCGAATCGCCTCAGCTTCATATAATTCATGGCGACGATCTTCAGTCGAAGATGAAGTTTGCGAAGAAGTTAAACTTTTGTAACACCAATTTTCAGAAGGTGTTTGATCTTATATTACAAGTGGCTGTGGCTGGGAAGTTGAAGGAGGACCAGATGATTAAGAGGATCTTTGCGTTTAGTGACATGGAGTTTGACCAAGCTTCGCCGACCGACTGGGAAACCGACTACGAAGCTATACAGAGGAAGTTCAGGGAGACAGGGTATGGCTCTGTGGTGCCGGAGATTGTGTTTTGGAATCTAAGGGACTCGAGGGCAACGCCGGTGACTGTCAACAGCAAAGGGGTGGTTCTGGTGAGTGGGTTTTCAAAGAATTTGATGAAGTTGTTCTTGGATAGTGATGACGGGGCCATTAACCCTGCGGATATCATGGAAGCGGCCATCGCCGGCGAAGAGTATCAGAAACTTGCTGTGGTGGATTGA